One uncultured Jannaschia sp. DNA segment encodes these proteins:
- the rfbG gene encoding CDP-glucose 4,6-dehydratase: MEDLGVTPIWQDRRVLVTGHTGFKGAWLAFWLSRRGARVTGLALPPEGAPNLFDQLGVADLVDHRICDIRDAGALTAHVSDARPEIVFHLAAQSLVLDGYDDPLRTWQTNVMGTAHLLEALRRLDDRCAAVMVTTDKVYENPEDGRAFHENDPLGGHDPYSASKAAMEIAVASWRRAFPGEGGLRIASARAGNVVGGGDWARNRIVPDIARALAAGRPVEVRNAAAVRPWQHVLEPLAGYLALAEALWTTDAPEIAGAFNFGPDPAEIRPVRDVVTEALRHWPGDWAETPDPDAPHEAGLLSLDPAKAHRLLGVAPRWDFAETIARTIGWYRAVHEGADPAAETRAQISAFEAA, from the coding sequence GTGGAAGACCTGGGCGTGACGCCGATCTGGCAGGATCGCCGCGTCCTCGTGACGGGGCATACGGGCTTCAAGGGCGCGTGGCTCGCGTTCTGGCTGTCGCGGCGCGGCGCGCGCGTCACCGGGCTCGCGCTGCCGCCCGAGGGTGCGCCGAACCTCTTCGATCAGCTCGGCGTGGCCGACCTCGTGGACCACCGCATCTGCGACATCCGCGACGCGGGCGCGCTGACCGCCCATGTCAGCGACGCGCGCCCCGAGATCGTGTTCCACCTTGCCGCGCAGTCGCTCGTCCTCGACGGCTATGACGACCCGCTCCGGACGTGGCAGACCAATGTCATGGGCACCGCCCACCTCCTCGAGGCGTTGCGGCGGCTGGACGACCGCTGCGCCGCCGTGATGGTCACGACCGACAAGGTCTACGAGAACCCCGAGGACGGGCGCGCCTTCCACGAGAACGATCCGCTCGGGGGCCACGATCCCTACAGTGCCAGCAAGGCCGCGATGGAGATCGCCGTCGCAAGCTGGCGGCGGGCTTTTCCGGGCGAGGGCGGTCTTCGCATCGCGTCGGCGCGGGCGGGCAACGTGGTCGGCGGCGGCGATTGGGCGCGCAACCGGATCGTACCCGATATCGCACGGGCGCTGGCCGCCGGGCGTCCCGTCGAGGTGCGCAATGCCGCCGCCGTGCGACCGTGGCAGCACGTGCTGGAGCCGCTGGCCGGCTATCTCGCATTGGCCGAAGCGCTCTGGACGACTGACGCCCCCGAGATCGCGGGCGCCTTCAACTTCGGGCCTGATCCCGCCGAGATCCGCCCCGTCCGCGATGTCGTGACCGAGGCGCTGCGGCACTGGCCCGGCGACTGGGCCGAGACGCCGGATCCCGATGCCCCGCACGAGGCGGGCCTCCTGTCGCTCGATCCGGCGAAGGCGCACCGCCTCCTCGGGGTCGCGCCGCGCTGGGACTTCGCGGAAACCATCGCGCGCACCATCGGCTGGTATCGCGCCGTCCACGAGGGCGCGGACCCCGCCGCCGAGACCCGCGCGCAGATCAGCGCGTTCGAGGCCGCATGA
- the rfbF gene encoding glucose-1-phosphate cytidylyltransferase, whose translation MKAVILAGGLGTRISEESHLKPKPMIEIGGRPILWHIMKHYSQYGIDDFVICCGYKGYAIKEYFANYFMHMSDVTFDLGANTSHVHRQRAENWKVTLVDTGELTQTGGRIARIREYVDEPFCLTYGDGVGDVDIAALIAHHRAEGCEATVTAMQPAGRFGALVLDGMRVARFQEKPEGDGRWISGGFFVCNPSIFARLDGDQCVFEKGPLEGLAADGELSVWRHGGFWQAMDTLRDRNHLEDLWARGNAPWKTWA comes from the coding sequence ATGAAGGCAGTCATTCTCGCAGGCGGTCTCGGCACGCGGATCAGCGAGGAATCCCACCTCAAGCCCAAGCCCATGATCGAGATCGGCGGGCGACCGATCCTGTGGCACATCATGAAGCACTACAGCCAGTACGGGATCGATGATTTCGTCATCTGCTGCGGCTACAAGGGTTATGCGATCAAGGAGTATTTCGCCAATTACTTCATGCATATGTCCGACGTCACCTTCGATCTGGGAGCGAACACGAGCCATGTCCATCGCCAGCGGGCCGAGAACTGGAAGGTCACGCTGGTCGACACCGGCGAGCTGACACAGACCGGCGGGCGCATCGCGCGGATCCGCGAATATGTCGATGAGCCGTTCTGCCTGACCTATGGCGACGGCGTGGGCGACGTCGATATCGCAGCACTCATCGCGCATCACCGGGCCGAGGGCTGCGAGGCGACGGTCACCGCGATGCAGCCCGCCGGCCGGTTCGGCGCGCTGGTCCTCGACGGGATGCGCGTCGCCCGGTTCCAGGAAAAGCCCGAGGGCGACGGGCGCTGGATCAGCGGAGGCTTCTTCGTCTGCAACCCATCGATTTTCGCGCGTCTCGACGGCGACCAATGCGTCTTCGAGAAGGGCCCGCTCGAGGGGCTCGCCGCGGATGGAGAGCTTTCGGTCTGGCGTCACGGGGGCTTCTGGCAGGCCATGGACACGCTGCGCGACCGCAACCACCTCGAAGACCTCTGGGCGCGGGGCAACGCCCCGTGGAAGACCTGGGCGTGA
- a CDS encoding alanyl-tRNA editing protein: MTEPLFRTDPYLKTAQAEVTGVTPEGGIVLDRSIFYPKGGGQPGDSGALRWSGGRTEIAGAVKAPDGTLVLVPAEEAPLPPVGATVETRIDWDRRYRFMRMHTALHLLSVVVPLPVTGGQIGAEKSRLDFDMPEIIHDREFIQARIGQLVAADSPVTDEWITEAELDASPGLVKTLSVKPPRGAGHIRLVRIGTGADPVDLQPCGGTHVRSTGEIRSVHVGKIENKGKSNRRISITLEA, translated from the coding sequence ATGACCGAGCCGCTCTTTCGCACCGATCCCTATCTCAAGACCGCCCAGGCCGAGGTCACGGGCGTCACGCCCGAAGGCGGCATCGTGCTCGACCGGTCGATCTTCTATCCCAAGGGCGGCGGGCAGCCGGGCGACAGCGGCGCGCTGCGCTGGTCGGGCGGCCGGACCGAGATCGCGGGCGCGGTCAAGGCGCCCGACGGCACGCTCGTCCTCGTCCCCGCCGAAGAGGCCCCGCTGCCGCCCGTGGGCGCCACGGTAGAGACCAGGATCGACTGGGACCGCCGCTACCGCTTCATGCGGATGCACACGGCGTTGCATCTTCTGTCGGTCGTCGTGCCTCTGCCGGTGACCGGCGGTCAGATCGGGGCCGAGAAGTCGCGCCTCGACTTCGACATGCCCGAGATCATCCACGACCGCGAATTTATCCAGGCCCGTATCGGTCAACTCGTCGCCGCCGACAGCCCCGTCACCGACGAATGGATCACCGAGGCCGAGCTCGACGCCAGTCCGGGGCTGGTCAAGACCCTCTCGGTCAAGCCACCGCGCGGCGCGGGACATATTCGGCTGGTCCGCATCGGCACGGGCGCCGACCCCGTCGATCTGCAGCCCTGCGGCGGCACCCATGTCCGCAGCACCGGCGAGATCCGATCCGTGCATGTCGGCAAGATCGAGAACAAGGGAAAGTCCAACCGGCGCATCTCGATCACGCTGGAGGCCTGA
- a CDS encoding DUF3772 domain-containing protein, with protein sequence MIRALAGILLAALISTAAAAQEEPIALDAEWIELAERAETVLEAGRAAPEALAVLRAELVDWRARFDAATGANATRIETLRAQIAALGEPPAEGETEAPEIADQRAELEGRLDTLLAPVREAQAAFSRADGLVRETDTLIDAGRTKELLAQVSPPINPARWPPAIAALGAAISSVGDELAAPFVTPTERAVWMGRGVQLGVLVFIAVMLLWRSRVWLGHLRDRIARHEATSPGARLGLIAISLARTVLPVIGLVVVTRILMLLGVAGPGAATFSFLLPVVGLVIFGSHWLGLQAFPPRETSPTLLPIPVARRSEGRLHVLVLGILFALSVSVETSLSLTDHLGVLHFALLVVAGLTLLRLGQLLLSELRVLRSDTESEEGFWAKPLRFLARGLLVVAVVAPVAAGLGFVELGIALLWSTVLSLALLTALGTAQRAIFDLYAAVRRRPDAGEEALLPTLVGFALAVAALPILALIWGVRFSTLTEWWQTFLRGFSLGDTQISPANFLTFALVFTIGYLVTRAVKAVLGRSVLPKTRLDTGGTNAILSGTGYVGITLAALLAITAAGINLGGLAIVAGALSVGVGFGLQTIVQNFVSGIILLIERPIKLGDWIDVNGTNGFVRQISVRSTRIETFDRQDVIIPNADLISGVVTNYTLGNSSGRLIVPVGVAYGTDTRKVEAILREIAEAHPMVVLNPPPLISFEGFGADSLDFQMRVVLRDILWIVVTRTELNHQIAERFAAEGIEIPFAQRDVWLRNPEALHAPRPETP encoded by the coding sequence ATGATCCGCGCGCTCGCCGGAATCCTTCTGGCCGCTCTCATCTCGACGGCAGCGGCCGCGCAGGAAGAGCCGATCGCGCTCGATGCCGAGTGGATCGAACTGGCCGAACGGGCCGAGACCGTCCTCGAAGCGGGCCGCGCTGCCCCAGAGGCGCTGGCCGTCCTGCGCGCGGAACTGGTCGACTGGCGCGCGCGGTTCGACGCCGCCACCGGCGCGAATGCAACCCGAATCGAGACGCTGCGCGCCCAGATCGCCGCGCTGGGCGAACCGCCGGCCGAGGGCGAAACCGAGGCGCCCGAAATCGCCGATCAGCGCGCGGAGCTCGAAGGACGTCTCGACACGCTTCTGGCCCCCGTTCGCGAGGCGCAGGCCGCGTTTTCACGCGCCGACGGGCTGGTGCGCGAAACCGATACGCTGATCGACGCGGGCCGCACCAAGGAGCTGTTGGCGCAAGTCTCTCCGCCCATTAACCCCGCCCGTTGGCCGCCCGCCATCGCGGCGCTCGGGGCCGCGATCAGCAGCGTCGGTGACGAACTCGCCGCGCCTTTCGTCACCCCGACCGAGCGCGCCGTCTGGATGGGGCGCGGAGTTCAGCTAGGGGTCCTCGTCTTCATCGCGGTGATGCTCCTCTGGCGCTCGCGGGTCTGGCTGGGCCACCTGCGCGACCGCATCGCCCGCCACGAAGCCACGAGCCCCGGCGCCCGCCTCGGCCTCATCGCCATCTCGTTGGCGCGCACCGTGCTGCCGGTGATCGGCCTTGTCGTCGTCACGCGCATCCTGATGCTGCTTGGTGTGGCGGGCCCGGGCGCGGCGACCTTCTCGTTCCTTTTGCCGGTCGTCGGGCTCGTGATCTTCGGCTCGCATTGGCTGGGTCTTCAGGCATTCCCCCCGCGCGAAACGAGCCCCACGTTGCTGCCGATACCCGTCGCGCGCCGGAGCGAGGGGCGACTTCACGTTTTGGTCCTCGGCATCCTCTTCGCGCTGTCGGTCTCGGTCGAGACGTCGCTGTCGCTCACCGACCATCTGGGCGTGCTGCATTTCGCCCTTCTGGTCGTCGCGGGCCTCACTCTGCTGCGGCTGGGCCAACTTCTCCTGTCGGAGTTGCGCGTCCTGCGCAGCGACACCGAGAGCGAGGAGGGCTTCTGGGCCAAGCCCCTCCGGTTCCTCGCGCGCGGACTTCTGGTCGTCGCCGTCGTCGCGCCCGTCGCTGCAGGGCTCGGCTTCGTCGAGCTGGGCATCGCGCTCCTCTGGTCGACGGTTCTGTCTCTGGCCCTGCTGACCGCGCTCGGCACCGCGCAGCGCGCGATCTTCGACCTCTACGCCGCCGTCCGCCGCCGCCCCGACGCGGGCGAGGAGGCGCTTCTGCCGACGCTCGTGGGCTTCGCCCTCGCCGTGGCCGCGCTGCCGATCCTCGCGCTGATCTGGGGCGTGCGCTTCTCGACGCTGACCGAGTGGTGGCAGACCTTCCTTCGGGGCTTCTCGCTGGGCGACACCCAGATCTCGCCCGCGAACTTCCTGACCTTCGCCCTGGTCTTCACCATCGGCTATCTCGTGACGCGCGCGGTCAAGGCGGTGCTCGGACGCTCGGTCCTGCCGAAGACGCGCCTCGACACCGGCGGCACCAACGCGATCCTGTCGGGGACGGGCTATGTCGGGATCACGCTGGCCGCGCTGCTCGCGATCACTGCCGCGGGGATCAACCTCGGCGGGCTCGCCATCGTCGCGGGCGCGCTCTCGGTCGGGGTGGGCTTCGGCCTCCAGACGATCGTGCAGAACTTCGTCTCGGGGATCATCCTGCTGATCGAGCGGCCCATCAAGCTGGGCGACTGGATCGACGTCAACGGCACCAACGGCTTCGTGCGGCAGATCTCGGTTCGCTCGACCCGCATCGAGACCTTCGACCGCCAGGACGTCATCATCCCCAACGCGGACCTCATCTCGGGCGTGGTCACCAACTATACGCTCGGCAACTCCTCGGGCCGCCTCATCGTCCCGGTCGGCGTCGCCTACGGCACCGACACGCGGAAGGTCGAAGCCATCCTGCGCGAGATCGCCGAAGCGCACCCGATGGTCGTCCTGAACCCCCCTCCGCTGATCTCGTTCGAGGGGTTCGGGGCCGACAGCCTCGATTTCCAGATGCGCGTCGTGCTGCGCGACATCCTCTGGATCGTCGTCACCCGCACCGAGTTGAACCACCAGATCGCCGAGCGCTTCGCCGCCGAAGGCATCGAGATCCCCTTCGCCCAGCGCGACGTCTGGCTGCGCAACCCCGAGGCGCTGCACGCCCCCCGACCGGAGACCCCATGA
- a CDS encoding cysteine synthase A, which produces MTIHKNLADAIGNTPLIRLNAASEATGCEILGKAEFMNPGQSVKDRAALFIIRDAIARGDLKPGGTIVEGTAGNTGIGLSLVGASMGFKTVIVIPETQSQEKKDMLRLAGATLVEVPAKPYRDPNNYVRYSGRLAEALAKSEPNGAIWANQFDNTANRQAHVETTAPEIWDQTGGRVDGFICAAGSGGTVAGVAEVLQPKGVKVGLADPMGAALYNFYAHGEMKSEGGSISEGIGQGRITANLEGFTPDFVCQVTDEEALPIVFDLLRDEGLCMGGSTGVNIGGAVKMARDMGPGHTIVTILCDYGTRYQSKLWNPEFLRSKDLPVPDWLDGPSREVPTVFE; this is translated from the coding sequence GTGACCATCCACAAGAACCTTGCCGACGCGATCGGGAACACGCCGCTCATCCGCCTGAACGCCGCCTCCGAGGCGACCGGCTGCGAGATCCTCGGCAAGGCGGAGTTCATGAATCCCGGCCAGTCCGTCAAGGATCGCGCGGCGCTCTTCATCATCCGTGACGCCATCGCGCGAGGCGACCTGAAGCCCGGCGGCACGATCGTCGAAGGGACCGCCGGCAACACCGGGATCGGCCTCAGCCTCGTTGGCGCGTCGATGGGCTTCAAGACGGTCATCGTCATCCCCGAGACCCAGAGCCAGGAAAAAAAGGACATGCTGCGGCTCGCCGGTGCGACGCTGGTGGAAGTGCCCGCCAAGCCCTACCGCGACCCGAACAACTACGTCCGCTATTCGGGTCGCTTGGCCGAGGCGCTGGCGAAATCCGAGCCCAATGGCGCCATCTGGGCCAACCAGTTCGACAACACGGCCAACCGGCAGGCCCATGTCGAGACGACCGCGCCGGAAATCTGGGATCAGACCGGCGGTCGCGTGGACGGCTTCATCTGCGCCGCCGGATCGGGCGGAACCGTCGCGGGCGTGGCCGAGGTGCTGCAACCGAAGGGCGTGAAGGTGGGTCTCGCCGACCCGATGGGTGCCGCGCTCTACAATTTCTACGCGCATGGCGAGATGAAGTCCGAGGGCGGCTCGATTTCCGAGGGGATCGGGCAGGGGCGCATCACGGCCAATCTCGAGGGCTTCACGCCCGATTTCGTCTGCCAGGTCACGGACGAGGAGGCGCTGCCCATCGTGTTCGATCTGCTGCGCGACGAAGGCCTCTGCATGGGCGGCTCGACCGGCGTGAATATCGGCGGCGCGGTCAAGATGGCGCGGGATATGGGGCCGGGGCACACGATCGTGACGATCCTCTGCGACTACGGCACGCGCTACCAGTCGAAGCTCTGGAACCCCGAATTCCTGCGGTCCAAGGATCTTCCGGTGCCCGACTGGCTGGACGGCCCGTCGCGCGAGGTGCCGACGGTCTTCGAATGA
- a CDS encoding NUDIX domain-containing protein: MKRYVLFGTLRWMSLLEVVAGRAVACTPVTLPGFAVERAAAGDWPVLVLGDGTDALLTEPLDPATVARLDWYETAFDCRPETIEIDGADARVYRTDDAGSGIAWDLEGWRAAHGGRTRRAAAEVMRALDRLTPAEIAAMRGVIQARAHAMDLASRDRRPRTVGQQGRAADVKVLATDYVYEGFHRVEEWSIDHPRFDGGRSGPIGRVVSNVTDASTVLPWDPERDCVLVVEQIRMGALAKGDPYPWLLEPVAGLVDAGETPEASALRELTEEAGLVARPEDLHLVSRYYPSPGGLAQILYSYVARCDLPEDAAGLHGLEAEQEDIRTHIVRVDDLLEMVASGEAANAPLVISAQWIALRRAHARAHAH, translated from the coding sequence ATGAAGCGCTACGTGCTGTTCGGCACGTTGCGCTGGATGTCTCTTCTGGAAGTCGTCGCGGGCCGCGCTGTCGCCTGCACGCCCGTCACGCTGCCCGGGTTCGCGGTCGAGCGTGCGGCCGCCGGGGACTGGCCCGTCCTCGTGTTGGGCGACGGCACCGACGCCCTTCTGACCGAACCGCTCGATCCCGCGACGGTGGCCCGGCTCGACTGGTACGAGACCGCCTTCGATTGCCGCCCCGAGACGATCGAGATCGACGGCGCCGACGCCCGTGTCTACCGCACCGACGATGCCGGGTCCGGGATCGCATGGGACCTCGAGGGCTGGCGTGCGGCGCATGGCGGGCGCACCCGCCGTGCCGCCGCCGAGGTCATGCGCGCCCTAGACCGCCTGACGCCGGCCGAGATCGCCGCCATGCGCGGCGTCATTCAGGCCCGGGCCCATGCGATGGACCTGGCTTCGCGCGATCGCCGCCCCCGCACCGTCGGACAGCAGGGTCGGGCGGCTGACGTGAAGGTGCTGGCGACCGACTACGTCTACGAAGGCTTCCACCGTGTCGAGGAATGGTCCATCGACCATCCCCGCTTCGATGGCGGGCGGTCCGGCCCGATCGGGCGCGTCGTCTCGAACGTCACCGATGCCTCGACCGTTCTGCCTTGGGACCCGGAGCGCGACTGCGTTCTCGTGGTCGAGCAGATCCGCATGGGCGCGCTAGCCAAGGGCGACCCGTATCCCTGGCTGCTTGAGCCGGTCGCGGGACTGGTCGATGCCGGCGAGACGCCCGAGGCCTCGGCCCTGCGCGAGCTGACCGAGGAGGCGGGGCTGGTCGCACGACCCGAGGACCTGCACCTCGTGTCGCGCTATTACCCGAGCCCCGGCGGTCTGGCGCAGATCCTCTACAGCTACGTCGCGCGATGCGACTTGCCGGAGGATGCGGCGGGGTTGCACGGGCTCGAGGCCGAGCAGGAAGATATCCGCACCCATATCGTCCGCGTCGATGATCTCTTGGAGATGGTGGCGTCGGGCGAGGCGGCGAACGCGCCGCTGGTCATCTCGGCGCAGTGGATCGCGCTCCGGCGCGCCCATGCGCGGGCGCATGCGCATTGA
- a CDS encoding TrgA family protein: MPTPAKLVAALLFAGLCWYCGHLLWTESMPEGARIGWFREILAAGGLVVGWKYIGRTATGPMGRGNRLAYCITAGIGGAVIMFLLTFALHSAYATLEESLSSKYTEVGLAAEAWMEYAVADAKLAANPLLLAVAFAGSAAIGLIAGLVGRMAR; the protein is encoded by the coding sequence ATGCCCACCCCCGCCAAGCTGGTCGCCGCTCTGCTCTTTGCCGGTCTCTGCTGGTATTGCGGGCATCTGCTGTGGACCGAGTCGATGCCCGAGGGCGCGCGGATCGGCTGGTTCCGCGAGATCCTCGCGGCGGGCGGCCTCGTCGTCGGGTGGAAGTATATCGGCCGCACCGCGACCGGGCCGATGGGGCGTGGCAACAGGCTCGCCTACTGCATCACCGCCGGGATCGGCGGCGCGGTCATCATGTTCCTTCTGACCTTCGCGCTGCATTCGGCCTATGCCACGCTCGAAGAAAGCCTGTCCTCGAAATACACCGAGGTCGGTCTCGCCGCCGAAGCGTGGATGGAATACGCGGTCGCCGACGCCAAGCTCGCGGCGAACCCGCTGCTGCTCGCCGTGGCCTTCGCGGGATCGGCCGCGATCGGGCTGATCGCAGGTCTCGTGGGTCGCATGGCCCGATGA
- a CDS encoding cyclopropane-fatty-acyl-phospholipid synthase family protein, translated as MDALNSTEGQADLPRYFRRVFEMAKGARSGRIDVILPDGRRFRHQGVEPGPVAEIEVRDPEVFGRLVRDGDIGFMESFMDGQWITPDLQAVFDFINKEGDALIQQFPGLALVQAFEKLRAFLRRNTKIQAKRNIAAHYDLGNAFYGLWLDDTMTYSSGIFATGQEDLEAAQIAKYASIVDRMDVSPGDHVLEIGCGWGGFAEYAARERGLRVTGLTLSKEQLAYANDRMARAGLSDKVELKLQDYRDETGTFDGIASIEMFEAVGQKYWPVYFDTLRERLNPGRQASLQIITVPDRRWPIYSKQVDFIQKYIFPGGMLPSPAGLTQEVARAGLEEGSSITLAKDYSITLRRWFDRFNARWDEVAPLGFDERFRRMWNLYLTGCAGAFEYGMCDVIQMTVRKPA; from the coding sequence ATGGACGCATTGAATTCGACAGAGGGGCAGGCCGATCTGCCGCGCTACTTCCGCCGCGTCTTCGAGATGGCCAAGGGGGCACGGTCCGGTCGCATCGACGTGATCCTGCCGGACGGGCGCCGCTTCCGCCATCAGGGCGTGGAGCCGGGTCCGGTGGCCGAGATCGAGGTGCGCGACCCCGAGGTGTTCGGCCGCCTCGTGCGCGATGGCGATATCGGCTTCATGGAGAGCTTCATGGACGGGCAGTGGATCACGCCCGACCTGCAGGCCGTGTTCGACTTTATCAATAAGGAAGGTGACGCGCTGATCCAGCAGTTTCCGGGCCTCGCCCTCGTGCAGGCCTTCGAGAAGCTGCGCGCCTTCCTGCGCCGAAACACCAAGATCCAGGCCAAGCGCAACATCGCGGCGCATTACGATCTGGGCAACGCGTTCTACGGGCTCTGGCTCGACGACACGATGACCTACTCGTCGGGCATCTTCGCCACGGGGCAGGAGGATCTGGAGGCCGCGCAGATCGCGAAATACGCCTCCATCGTGGACCGGATGGACGTCTCGCCAGGCGACCATGTCCTCGAGATCGGCTGCGGCTGGGGCGGGTTCGCCGAATACGCTGCGCGCGAGCGGGGGCTGCGGGTCACGGGGCTGACGCTTTCGAAGGAACAGCTTGCCTATGCCAACGATCGGATGGCGCGGGCGGGCCTGTCCGACAAGGTCGAGCTGAAGCTTCAGGACTACCGCGACGAGACAGGCACCTTCGACGGCATCGCGTCCATCGAGATGTTCGAGGCCGTGGGCCAGAAGTATTGGCCCGTCTATTTCGACACGCTGCGCGAACGGCTCAACCCCGGCCGCCAGGCCTCGCTCCAGATCATCACCGTACCCGACCGGCGCTGGCCGATCTATTCCAAGCAGGTCGACTTCATCCAGAAGTACATCTTCCCCGGTGGCATGCTGCCGTCGCCGGCAGGCCTCACGCAGGAGGTGGCGCGCGCCGGGCTCGAGGAAGGCAGCTCGATCACGCTGGCCAAGGACTACTCGATCACGCTCCGCCGCTGGTTCGACCGCTTCAATGCCCGCTGGGACGAGGTCGCGCCCTTGGGCTTCGATGAACGCTTCCGCCGGATGTGGAACCTCTATCTGACGGGTTGCGCGGGCGCGTTCGAATACGGAATGTGCGACGTGATCCAGATGACCGTCCGAAAGCCCGCCTGA
- a CDS encoding deoxyribodipyrimidine photo-lyase has product MTKPILLWHRRDLRLTDNPAMDWAASRNRPVIPVFIHDEVVETWGAAPRWRLGLGLESFAERLEGIGSRLILRRGLALEVLRALVAETGADTVIWNRLYVADERARDTKVKEALRGDGLEAQSFQGHVLFEPWTVETGTGGYYRVYTPFWKNVRDRDLDPPLAPVEALPAPKTWPAGEDLAGWDMARAMRRGADVVRPHLHVGELAARDRLVDFIETRLDVYARARDMLAEAGTSGLSENLTYGEISARECWFAGWRALQDGVGDAEVFLKEVVWRDFAHHLAYHTPRLTTENWKPDWVAFPWRDDNADAQAWRRAATGIDIVDAAMRELYVTGTMHNRARMLTASLLTKHLMTHWRVGCDWFADCLVDWDPASNAMGWQWVAGSGPDASPFFRIFNPDTQAEKFDPKGAYRARWLSGEGAAGWFDAVPRAWNLAPGSDGRGAPIVDLGEGRQRALDAYKMRDTAA; this is encoded by the coding sequence ATGACGAAACCGATCCTCCTGTGGCACCGCCGCGACCTGCGTCTGACCGACAACCCCGCGATGGACTGGGCCGCGTCCCGGAACCGCCCGGTGATCCCGGTCTTCATTCATGACGAGGTGGTCGAGACGTGGGGCGCCGCGCCGCGCTGGCGTCTCGGTCTGGGACTGGAGAGCTTCGCGGAGCGGCTGGAGGGGATCGGGTCGCGCCTGATCCTGCGCCGCGGCCTCGCGCTGGAAGTGCTGCGCGCGCTCGTAGCAGAGACCGGCGCCGACACGGTGATCTGGAACCGGCTCTACGTCGCCGATGAGCGGGCGCGGGACACCAAGGTCAAGGAGGCGCTGCGCGGGGACGGGCTGGAGGCCCAATCGTTCCAGGGCCACGTCCTCTTCGAGCCGTGGACGGTCGAGACGGGGACGGGCGGCTACTACCGCGTCTATACGCCGTTCTGGAAGAACGTCCGCGACCGCGATCTCGACCCGCCGCTGGCCCCGGTCGAGGCGCTGCCGGCCCCAAAGACATGGCCCGCGGGCGAGGACCTCGCGGGGTGGGACATGGCCCGCGCGATGCGGCGTGGCGCCGACGTGGTGCGCCCGCATCTGCATGTGGGCGAACTGGCCGCGCGCGACCGCCTCGTCGACTTCATCGAGACCCGGCTCGACGTCTACGCCCGCGCCCGCGACATGCTGGCCGAAGCGGGCACCTCGGGCCTGTCGGAGAACCTCACCTATGGCGAGATCAGCGCGCGGGAGTGTTGGTTCGCCGGCTGGCGCGCCTTGCAGGACGGGGTGGGCGACGCGGAGGTCTTTCTCAAGGAGGTCGTCTGGCGCGACTTCGCCCATCACCTCGCCTACCACACGCCCCGTCTGACGACCGAGAACTGGAAGCCCGACTGGGTCGCCTTCCCGTGGCGCGACGACAACGCCGACGCGCAGGCCTGGCGGCGTGCGGCCACGGGCATCGACATCGTCGACGCCGCCATGCGTGAGCTTTACGTCACCGGCACCATGCATAACCGCGCCCGGATGCTCACCGCGTCGCTGCTGACCAAGCACCTGATGACCCATTGGCGGGTCGGCTGCGACTGGTTCGCCGACTGCCTCGTCGACTGGGACCCCGCGTCCAACGCGATGGGATGGCAATGGGTGGCCGGGTCGGGGCCCGACGCGTCGCCCTTCTTCCGGATCTTCAATCCCGACACGCAGGCCGAGAAGTTCGACCCCAAGGGCGCCTACCGCGCGCGCTGGCTGTCGGGCGAGGGGGCCGCGGGCTGGTTCGACGCCGTGCCGCGGGCCTGGAACCTCGCGCCGGGGTCGGATGGGCGCGGCGCGCCGATCGTCGATCTGGGCGAGGGACGGCAGCGTGCGCTCGACGCCTACAAGATGCGCGACACCGCCGCCTGA